A stretch of the Sphingobacterium thalpophilum genome encodes the following:
- a CDS encoding WbqC family protein: MESQLLLPACYLPPISYFHVIQENNLPVVIEKYEHFQKQSYRTRARIASANGVQDLIVPIKHGNKDRIPMKDIRISYEFDWQRLHWLSIQTAYRSSAYFEYYEDDFSHFYNEKFDYLLDFNMAQLELLFKLVKLNRTLSFTEEYRPSEPGSPDYRDCIHPKKESILTSPKEYYQVFSDKNGFHSDLSIVDLLFNQGPQSRTYL; this comes from the coding sequence ATGGAATCGCAGTTATTACTTCCGGCATGTTATCTTCCGCCAATATCCTATTTTCACGTCATTCAGGAGAATAATCTTCCGGTTGTCATTGAGAAATACGAGCATTTTCAGAAGCAGAGTTACCGGACAAGAGCCCGGATTGCTTCGGCTAACGGTGTGCAGGACCTGATTGTGCCCATCAAGCACGGGAACAAAGATCGCATTCCGATGAAAGACATCCGAATCAGCTATGAATTTGACTGGCAACGCTTACACTGGTTGAGTATACAGACTGCCTACCGTAGTTCAGCTTATTTTGAGTACTATGAAGATGATTTTAGCCATTTTTACAACGAGAAGTTTGACTATTTGCTGGACTTTAATATGGCTCAGCTGGAACTGCTGTTCAAGTTGGTCAAATTGAACAGAACGTTGTCATTCACGGAAGAATATAGACCTAGCGAACCTGGAAGCCCGGACTATAGGGATTGCATCCATCCCAAAAAGGAAAGTATACTGACTTCCCCCAAGGAATACTATCAAGTTTTTTCTGATAAAAATGGCTTCCATTCGGACTTAAGTATTGTTGACCTTTTGTTTAATCAGGGGCCACAATCCAGAACCTATCTCTAA
- a CDS encoding lysophospholipid acyltransferase family protein, with product MKQKALNALIYIISLLPYWFLYLVSDGLYYVLYYVIAYRKTIVFQNLENAFPEKTKAERLVIAKKFYRFFPDLFIESIKLKTITAEEVRKKMTLEDEDELTRHLASGKNVIGVTSHYANWELGIHRLSLITDFPTLIVYKPLNNKDIDTVYNNMRGRFGAEMVPMKQILRHIVKLRGQPNISILVADQTPLYSDSDYFINWLNQETLVYTGAERLSRMSKAPVVYCYIGRKPKRGQYFCRFVTLVEDPTGFAEHEITDLHNRFAEQLIRENPEYWLWSHNRWKRKRRK from the coding sequence ATGAAACAAAAAGCGTTAAACGCGTTAATCTATATCATTTCACTTCTCCCCTATTGGTTTCTATATTTGGTTTCCGATGGGCTCTATTATGTCCTCTATTACGTGATTGCATATAGGAAGACTATTGTCTTTCAGAACCTTGAAAACGCCTTTCCTGAAAAAACAAAAGCAGAGCGACTGGTCATTGCCAAAAAATTTTACCGCTTTTTTCCCGACCTTTTCATCGAATCCATCAAGCTAAAAACGATCACGGCGGAGGAAGTCCGAAAAAAAATGACGCTGGAAGACGAAGACGAGCTGACACGTCATCTCGCCAGTGGTAAGAATGTTATTGGCGTTACTTCACATTATGCCAATTGGGAACTTGGTATACACCGGTTGAGCCTGATCACCGATTTCCCGACACTAATTGTATACAAACCACTGAACAATAAAGATATTGATACCGTTTACAACAATATGCGTGGACGGTTTGGAGCTGAAATGGTTCCCATGAAACAGATATTGCGGCATATTGTCAAATTAAGAGGCCAACCCAATATCAGTATCCTCGTTGCGGATCAGACCCCGCTCTACTCAGATTCTGATTACTTCATCAACTGGCTTAATCAGGAAACATTGGTCTATACCGGTGCTGAGCGCTTATCGCGAATGAGCAAAGCACCGGTTGTCTATTGCTATATTGGTCGGAAGCCCAAACGAGGACAGTATTTTTGCCGTTTTGTAACTTTAGTGGAAGATCCCACTGGTTTTGCGGAACATGAGATAACCGATTTACACAACCGTTTTGCGGAACAACTTATTCGGGAAAATCCCGAATATTGGCTCTGGTCACACAATCGCTGGAAAAGGAAACGTAGAAAATGA
- a CDS encoding glycosyltransferase family 2 protein translates to MSTLPKVAVVILNWNGRFFLEKFLPSVYNSSYPNIEFVIGDNASDDDSILFVKQCYPTITVLENDKNYGFAGGYNKILERVEADYYVLLNSDVEVSQNWIEPVISYLERKPHLAAAQPKILSFHNKDQFEHAGAAGGFLDYYGYPFCRGRILHEVETDNGQYDEESEIFWASGAALFIRASAWKEANGLDEDFFAHMEEIDLCWRLKRMGYGIGYCPASVVYHVGGGTLNASNPKKTYLNFRNNLIMLQKNLPFGTAIWVIFMRFWFDLAALIKFLTDGKPKDAWAISRAHQYFFMNIFKNARKRKKYKAIGNQKGHYKKSIVVDFYANNKHKFAQLNPRDFR, encoded by the coding sequence ATGAGTACATTACCCAAAGTCGCTGTTGTAATCCTCAACTGGAATGGCCGATTTTTTCTGGAAAAATTCCTGCCGTCTGTTTACAACAGTTCTTATCCGAATATCGAATTTGTCATCGGTGATAACGCATCCGACGATGACTCCATTTTATTTGTAAAGCAGTGCTATCCCACCATTACCGTTCTTGAAAACGACAAGAACTATGGTTTTGCCGGAGGTTATAACAAGATTTTGGAACGTGTCGAAGCCGATTATTATGTCCTCCTGAATTCGGATGTAGAAGTCAGCCAAAACTGGATAGAACCTGTTATATCCTATCTGGAACGAAAACCTCATCTTGCTGCTGCACAACCAAAGATCCTATCGTTCCACAATAAAGATCAATTTGAACATGCAGGCGCAGCGGGAGGCTTTCTGGACTATTATGGATACCCCTTTTGCAGAGGCCGCATTCTGCATGAGGTAGAAACTGATAATGGGCAATACGATGAAGAATCTGAAATTTTTTGGGCTTCAGGTGCCGCCCTTTTTATCCGAGCCAGCGCCTGGAAGGAAGCCAATGGCCTGGATGAAGACTTCTTTGCCCACATGGAAGAAATCGATTTGTGCTGGCGGCTGAAGAGGATGGGCTATGGTATCGGCTACTGTCCCGCTTCTGTAGTTTACCATGTCGGTGGCGGAACGTTAAACGCCAGCAATCCTAAAAAGACCTATCTCAACTTTAGAAATAACCTGATCATGTTACAGAAAAACCTGCCCTTTGGCACGGCTATCTGGGTGATTTTTATGCGGTTTTGGTTCGACTTGGCAGCTCTGATCAAATTTTTGACTGACGGCAAACCAAAAGACGCCTGGGCAATAAGCCGCGCACATCAGTATTTCTTCATGAATATTTTCAAAAATGCTAGAAAACGAAAAAAATACAAGGCAATTGGAAATCAGAAAGGACACTATAAGAAGTCAATCGTTGTTGATTTTTATGCAAACAACAAACATAAATTTGCACAGTTGAACCCTAGAGATTTTCGATAG
- the ligA gene encoding NAD-dependent DNA ligase LigA — protein MSVMDIEKKIKDLTAELNHYNYQYYVLADSVISDYDFDLKLKELEALERQYPEFADPNSPTQRVGGDITSRFQTEKHRWPMLSLGNTYSQEELHDFDQRIRRIIGDQFEYVCELKFDGLSISLTYENGRLSRAVTRGDGTQGDVVTNNVKTIRSIPIKLKDGDYPDQFEIRGEIFMHKSAFLRLNKEREENGEQTYANPRNFASGTLKLQDSSEVAKRPLDCFLYFLYCDNRTNLFHDHWNSLEHVKSWGFHVSEHTRKCSTLAEVYDFINYWDAQRYHLGYEIDGIVIKVNDYAQQEDLGFTAKNPRWAISYKFKAERVETTLNSISYQVGRTGAVTPVANLQPVLLAGTTVKRASLHNANEIARLDLHQGDTVYVEKGGEIIPKIIGVNLEKRRPDSMAFAYPAVCPECSTPLIRQDGEAVHYCPNETGCPPQIVGKMQHFIGRKMMDIEGMGDETVETFFKKGLLHNIVDIYGLKDHQADLQQLERFGQKSIDNMLAGIEKSKEKPFEKVLFSLGIRHVGETIAKKLAQHFKNIDALAQASTEEIESVQDIGRRIAESVKEYLDNPIHQQQIASLRNYGLQFEVEEREILLASESLSGKTFLISGVFADYSREELAALIESHGGKMLSSISAKLDFLVAGDKMGPSKLAKAEKLGIPMINEKDLMDLIHSK, from the coding sequence ATGTCGGTGATGGATATTGAAAAAAAGATAAAAGACTTAACGGCGGAACTCAACCATTATAACTATCAATACTATGTATTGGCGGATAGTGTTATTTCGGATTATGACTTCGACCTCAAATTAAAAGAGCTTGAAGCCCTGGAGCGTCAATACCCTGAGTTTGCCGACCCAAACTCGCCCACACAACGTGTAGGCGGAGACATCACATCCCGATTCCAAACGGAGAAACATCGCTGGCCGATGCTTTCCTTGGGTAATACCTATAGCCAAGAAGAACTCCATGATTTTGATCAGAGAATCCGCAGAATCATAGGCGATCAGTTTGAGTATGTCTGTGAGCTAAAATTTGATGGTCTTTCTATCAGCCTGACCTATGAAAATGGCAGGTTAAGCCGTGCCGTCACCCGTGGCGATGGCACGCAGGGCGACGTAGTAACCAACAATGTGAAGACGATCCGCTCCATTCCGATCAAGCTCAAAGACGGTGACTACCCAGATCAGTTCGAGATCAGGGGTGAGATTTTTATGCATAAATCTGCCTTTCTAAGACTCAACAAAGAGCGAGAAGAGAACGGTGAACAGACGTACGCGAATCCGCGCAATTTTGCTTCGGGCACTTTAAAACTCCAAGATTCTTCGGAAGTTGCCAAAAGGCCGCTTGACTGCTTTCTTTACTTCCTCTATTGTGACAATAGAACCAATCTGTTTCACGACCACTGGAACAGCCTCGAACACGTGAAAAGCTGGGGTTTTCATGTGAGCGAACATACACGAAAATGCAGTACACTGGCAGAGGTTTATGATTTTATCAATTACTGGGATGCCCAACGCTATCATTTGGGTTATGAGATCGACGGAATTGTGATCAAGGTAAACGACTATGCCCAACAAGAGGATCTGGGCTTTACCGCTAAAAACCCCAGATGGGCTATCTCGTATAAATTTAAGGCTGAACGGGTGGAGACAACGCTGAATTCGATCAGCTATCAGGTGGGCCGCACAGGAGCTGTAACTCCGGTCGCGAATCTACAGCCCGTGCTACTTGCTGGGACGACGGTCAAACGGGCATCTCTGCACAACGCCAACGAAATTGCACGTCTGGACTTACATCAGGGCGATACGGTCTACGTTGAAAAGGGAGGTGAAATTATCCCCAAGATCATCGGAGTAAACTTAGAGAAACGGAGACCGGATTCCATGGCTTTTGCCTATCCAGCGGTTTGCCCGGAGTGTTCCACTCCACTGATCAGGCAGGATGGCGAAGCGGTTCACTACTGTCCCAATGAGACCGGATGTCCGCCGCAGATTGTAGGCAAGATGCAGCATTTTATCGGCCGAAAAATGATGGACATCGAAGGTATGGGCGACGAGACGGTAGAAACATTTTTTAAAAAAGGCTTATTACATAATATTGTCGATATCTATGGTTTAAAAGATCATCAGGCTGATTTACAGCAGCTGGAGCGCTTTGGCCAGAAATCAATCGATAATATGCTTGCCGGGATCGAAAAGTCGAAGGAAAAGCCTTTCGAGAAAGTACTGTTTTCGCTGGGGATACGTCATGTCGGCGAGACGATTGCCAAAAAATTAGCCCAGCATTTTAAAAATATAGATGCGTTGGCCCAGGCATCTACAGAAGAAATCGAAAGCGTTCAGGACATCGGCCGCCGTATCGCAGAGAGTGTTAAAGAATACCTGGACAACCCCATCCATCAGCAGCAGATTGCCAGTTTAAGAAATTATGGCTTACAGTTTGAAGTCGAGGAAAGGGAAATTCTGTTGGCGAGCGAGAGCCTGAGCGGCAAGACCTTTCTGATTTCAGGTGTTTTTGCCGATTATTCCAGAGAGGAGCTAGCAGCACTGATCGAAAGCCATGGAGGAAAAATGCTCTCCTCCATTTCCGCTAAATTGGATTTTCTGGTTGCCGGAGATAAAATGGGACCATCGAAACTTGCCAAGGCAGAAAAATTGGGCATTCCAATGATTAACGAAAAAGATCTTATGGATCTTATTCATTCCAAATAA
- the dapA gene encoding 4-hydroxy-tetrahydrodipicolinate synthase, with protein sequence MNELHGAGVALVTPFNSDESVDFEALGQLIDLQINEGMDYLVSLGTTGEVATLTKEERKRIWDFTVKRVDGRLPLVAGIGGNNTAEIVEQIKNFDPAGFCAILSVSPYYNKPTQEGIYQHYKAIAQVSPLPIILYNVPGRTGSNMTAQTTLRLANEFTNIVAIKEASGNFAQFSEILRDKPADFMLISGDDPVTLPMMALGAVGIISVVGNAFPKKVATLAKLCAQGKYQEARKIHSDLLEITDLCFIEGNPAGVKFILKELGIGTDSLRLPLVPVSEKTRAAIKEELKKLS encoded by the coding sequence ATGAACGAGCTTCACGGCGCAGGGGTTGCATTAGTCACTCCTTTTAACTCAGATGAATCTGTTGATTTCGAAGCGTTAGGTCAGCTGATCGACCTGCAAATCAATGAGGGCATGGATTATTTGGTTTCTTTGGGCACAACTGGCGAAGTGGCCACTTTAACCAAAGAAGAGCGAAAGCGCATCTGGGATTTCACTGTCAAGCGCGTGGACGGTAGACTTCCGTTAGTCGCTGGCATCGGGGGCAACAACACTGCGGAGATCGTGGAGCAAATCAAAAACTTCGATCCAGCCGGCTTCTGTGCTATTCTTTCTGTGTCGCCGTATTACAATAAGCCTACACAGGAGGGCATTTATCAACATTACAAAGCTATAGCTCAGGTCTCTCCTTTGCCGATCATTTTATATAACGTCCCAGGCCGTACCGGTAGCAATATGACTGCACAGACCACGTTGCGCCTAGCCAACGAGTTTACGAATATCGTAGCAATCAAAGAAGCTTCTGGCAACTTTGCTCAGTTTAGTGAGATACTTCGCGACAAACCGGCAGATTTCATGCTGATTTCGGGAGATGATCCAGTCACTTTGCCTATGATGGCATTAGGAGCAGTGGGCATTATTTCGGTAGTTGGCAACGCATTTCCTAAAAAGGTGGCCACGCTGGCGAAGCTATGCGCACAGGGCAAATATCAGGAAGCCCGGAAAATACATAGTGACTTGCTTGAAATCACTGACCTTTGCTTTATAGAAGGGAATCCAGCAGGTGTTAAATTCATTCTCAAAGAACTGGGCATAGGGACAGACAGCCTAAGGCTACCATTAGTGCCCGTTAGTGAAAAAACTCGGGCGGCGATCAAAGAAGAACTAAAAAAGTTGAGCTAG
- the rpsF gene encoding 30S ribosomal protein S6 — protein sequence MQQYESVIVLTPLLSEDAAKEVIAKFKNILTEGGAEIVAEDNWGLKKLAYPIQKKTTGFYHLTEFKAPGELINKLEVEYKRDERIMRFLTVSLDKHARAYNEKKRSGAFNKKAETKTEEGAN from the coding sequence ATGCAACAGTACGAATCTGTAATCGTTCTAACCCCGTTGCTTTCTGAAGATGCTGCGAAAGAAGTAATCGCAAAATTCAAAAACATCTTAACAGAAGGCGGAGCCGAGATTGTCGCCGAAGACAATTGGGGTTTGAAAAAATTAGCGTATCCAATCCAGAAAAAAACTACTGGGTTTTATCACTTAACTGAATTCAAGGCTCCAGGTGAATTAATCAATAAATTAGAGGTTGAATACAAACGTGATGAGCGTATTATGCGCTTCTTGACAGTAAGCTTAGACAAACACGCCAGAGCTTATAACGAGAAAAAACGTAGCGGTGCATTCAACAAAAAAGCTGAAACTAAAACTGAGGAGGGCGCAAACTAA
- the rpsR gene encoding 30S ribosomal protein S18, with product MANENIQYVTAPKVEDNRKKYCRFKKNGIKYIDYKDANFLMKFVNDQGKILPRRLTGTSLKFQRKVAQAVKRARHIGLLPYLADAIK from the coding sequence ATGGCTAACGAAAATATCCAATACGTAACTGCTCCTAAAGTAGAGGACAACCGTAAAAAATACTGTCGTTTCAAAAAGAATGGTATCAAATATATCGATTATAAAGATGCTAACTTCTTGATGAAATTTGTAAATGACCAAGGTAAAATTTTACCTCGTCGTTTGACTGGTACATCTTTGAAATTTCAACGTAAAGTAGCTCAAGCTGTTAAACGTGCGCGTCACATCGGCTTGTTACCTTACTTAGCTGATGCAATTAAATAA
- the rplI gene encoding 50S ribosomal protein L9 — translation MEVILKQDIKGLGEQNDIVNVKPGFGRNYLIPQGFAIQATESAKKVLAENIKQAQFKQEKIKKDATELAGKLESVKLSIGAKAGESGKIFGKVNSIQISDALKAKGFDVDRRRITFEVEPKELGEYIANLNLHKEVKVQVPFEVVAE, via the coding sequence ATGGAAGTAATCTTAAAACAAGATATCAAAGGCTTAGGTGAGCAAAATGATATCGTTAACGTAAAACCAGGTTTCGGTCGTAACTACCTAATCCCTCAAGGATTTGCTATCCAAGCGACTGAATCTGCAAAGAAAGTTTTAGCTGAGAACATCAAACAAGCTCAGTTCAAACAAGAAAAAATTAAGAAAGACGCTACTGAATTAGCGGGCAAATTGGAATCTGTTAAGCTTTCAATTGGTGCTAAAGCAGGTGAATCCGGTAAAATCTTTGGTAAGGTAAACAGCATACAGATTTCTGATGCGTTAAAAGCTAAAGGTTTCGATGTTGACCGTCGTCGTATTACATTCGAAGTTGAGCCTAAAGAATTAGGTGAATACATTGCCAACTTGAACTTACACAAAGAAGTTAAAGTTCAGGTTCCTTTCGAAGTAGTTGCTGAATAA
- the trxA gene encoding thioredoxin, which yields MALEITDSNFDEVVLKADKPVLIDFWAEWCGPCRMVGPVVEELAKDYEGKAVVGKVNVDENPEISVRYGIRNIPALLFFKNGEIVDKQIGAVPKSVLNEKLEKQLG from the coding sequence ATGGCATTAGAAATTACAGATAGCAACTTTGATGAAGTTGTTTTAAAAGCAGACAAACCCGTATTGATCGACTTTTGGGCAGAATGGTGTGGTCCATGCCGCATGGTAGGTCCTGTAGTTGAAGAGCTAGCAAAAGATTATGAAGGGAAGGCTGTAGTAGGAAAAGTGAATGTGGATGAAAATCCGGAGATTTCGGTCCGTTACGGCATCCGTAATATTCCGGCTTTATTATTTTTCAAAAATGGTGAGATTGTTGACAAACAAATTGGTGCTGTTCCGAAATCAGTGCTGAATGAGAAATTAGAAAAACAATTGGGTTAG